A genomic window from Helicobacter suis HS1 includes:
- a CDS encoding methylated-DNA--[protein]-cysteine S-methyltransferase, protein MSVYFFKTPLSFPMPYLRLCTNTGGLYNLEFTKSCLKSDKPDSRMHAVIEALEGYFEGSLRRFNISLVLQGTSFEKQVWQALKQIPYGQTMSYQEIAKILGKPKACRAVGQANHKNPCPLFIPCHRVVRQNGDLGGYGGGVDIKAWLLAHEKKNCGL, encoded by the coding sequence ATGAGTGTCTATTTTTTTAAGACCCCGTTAAGTTTTCCTATGCCTTACTTGCGGCTTTGTACCAATACAGGGGGGCTTTATAACCTAGAATTTACAAAGTCATGTTTGAAAAGCGATAAACCAGATAGCCGCATGCACGCTGTGATAGAGGCTTTAGAGGGTTATTTTGAAGGCTCTCTTAGGCGCTTCAATATTTCGCTGGTGCTTCAAGGTACTTCTTTTGAAAAACAAGTATGGCAAGCTTTAAAACAGATTCCCTATGGACAAACAATGAGTTATCAAGAAATAGCCAAAATTCTAGGCAAACCAAAAGCTTGCCGTGCTGTAGGTCAGGCTAATCATAAAAACCCCTGCCCTCTATTTATTCCCTGCCACCGCGTAGTACGCCAAAATGGAGATTTAGGAGGTTATGGGGGTGGGGTGGATATTAAGGCGTGGCTACTTGCACATGAAAAAAAGAATTGCGGATTATAA
- the glcD gene encoding glycolate oxidase subunit GlcD — translation MLEESHAKYLSNLVGVDNFFTDKAHLSAYAYDATREHYLPDGVIFPRNEQDISQILAYCNQHRIIIVPRGAGSGFTGGSLSVRGGLVLSVEKHMDQILEIDQKNLIARVQPGVINKDFQNEVEKYGLFYPPDPASQDQSTLGGNVSENAGGMRAAKYGITKDYVMALRAVLPSGQIIRAGKKTIKDVAGFNVAGILIASEGCLAVISEITLKLLAKPKLKQSAMGVFSSIKEAMEAVYKTMASGVVPVAMEFLDNLSIRAVEERFKKGLPIEAGAILITQVDGSVSEQIAWQLQEIEKHFKANGCTDFKTAQNTTEEEDLWFARRNASQSITVYGRKKLNEDVTVPRASLPALLEEVGRISQVYNLPIPCFGHTGDGNVHVNIMLENPEEQLEKGQRAMEEIFKCAVALEGTLSGEHGIGLSKAKFMPLAFSPEEMGLFRSIKQAFDPNNILNPFKMGL, via the coding sequence TTGTTAGAAGAAAGCCATGCCAAATATTTGAGTAATCTTGTGGGGGTGGATAATTTTTTCACCGATAAAGCCCACTTAAGCGCTTATGCCTACGATGCTACTAGAGAACATTATTTACCCGATGGAGTGATCTTTCCAAGAAATGAGCAAGATATTAGCCAGATTCTAGCCTACTGCAACCAGCACCGCATTATTATCGTGCCAAGAGGGGCAGGGAGCGGATTTACTGGGGGGTCTTTAAGCGTACGCGGGGGGTTAGTGCTAAGTGTAGAAAAGCACATGGATCAAATTTTAGAAATTGATCAAAAAAACTTGATAGCCCGCGTCCAACCCGGAGTGATCAATAAAGATTTTCAAAACGAGGTAGAAAAATACGGGCTTTTTTATCCACCCGATCCCGCTAGTCAAGATCAAAGCACCTTAGGGGGTAATGTGAGTGAAAATGCGGGGGGAATGCGTGCAGCTAAATATGGCATTACAAAGGATTATGTGATGGCTTTGCGGGCAGTTTTGCCTAGTGGGCAAATTATTCGCGCAGGCAAGAAAACAATTAAAGATGTGGCGGGTTTTAATGTGGCCGGGATTTTAATAGCTAGTGAGGGGTGTTTAGCTGTAATTAGTGAGATCACACTCAAACTTCTAGCCAAGCCCAAACTTAAACAATCGGCGATGGGGGTTTTTTCTAGCATAAAAGAGGCGATGGAGGCGGTGTATAAAACAATGGCTAGCGGGGTAGTACCTGTAGCTATGGAATTTTTAGATAATTTAAGCATTAGAGCTGTGGAGGAGCGTTTTAAAAAGGGTTTACCCATAGAGGCAGGCGCGATTCTTATCACCCAAGTAGATGGCAGTGTGAGCGAGCAAATTGCTTGGCAACTCCAAGAGATAGAAAAACATTTTAAAGCCAATGGTTGTACGGATTTTAAAACCGCACAAAACACTACAGAAGAAGAAGATCTGTGGTTTGCGCGCCGCAACGCTTCACAAAGTATTACCGTTTATGGGCGTAAAAAACTTAACGAAGATGTTACTGTGCCCCGTGCGAGTTTGCCTGCTTTATTAGAGGAGGTGGGGCGTATCAGTCAGGTTTATAACTTGCCCATTCCTTGTTTTGGGCATACTGGTGATGGCAATGTACATGTTAATATCATGCTAGAAAACCCAGAGGAGCAACTAGAAAAGGGGCAGAGGGCAATGGAGGAGATTTTTAAATGCGCGGTGGCTTTGGAGGGGACTTTAAGCGGAGAGCATGGCATTGGTCTTTCTAAGGCTAAATTTATGCCTCTAGCCTTTAGCCCTGAGGAAATGGGGCTTTTTAGAAGTATCAAGCAGGCTTTTGATCCTAATAACATTTTAAACCCCTTTAAGATGGGGCTATGA